One Channa argus isolate prfri chromosome 17, Channa argus male v1.0, whole genome shotgun sequence genomic window, GAGCTGACTTAACTCACACCAACTGATGCCATGAAGAACGGCTATAAAACACTCTGTGATTAAACAACAGTAGTGTGAACCGAGGACACCAGAGAAACCCACAACATAAAGCTGAGGCATAAGTAAAGACACTTGATTGCTCTCGATTACAGTGAGTAAACCACAACGCAATTCTGGGTGAAAGTGACAACAGAGACAATCTTATCTTTTAGATATTGATGTGTGTATGAAAATTACTCCGAGGTACACAAAGGGTCAAGCAGTAAATAATCATGTGAGCTAAGACTTCAGATAGTTGAATTTGCCTCTTGTTAGCCCCTAGAGACCAAAGCATGTGTATAATTCGTAAATTGCTGTTATTGATTTTCATATTAATTTTACTCCATTTAAAGCATTACATTGTCATGTCAATAGCACAATGCTGAGTGAGAAGGTTTTTTCTGTGTAGGGGAAAATTGGATTTGTGTCTGAAAATAATTACAACCACTCAAAATGAGCACAAACATACTCATGTATGCTTtggtctctttctctgtttgtcacatacacaaattaaaacatttatagatattttagttttttaatttgttttgaaaatagtAATTTAATTCTCACCCGAAGTAACAAATGGGGGTCACAAAAGGTTGACTCAAATATTTATACTAGAAATGATTCTATTGTTACTGAATGTACAGTGAAAATTGTTAGATACATGTTGAGACTGCAGTTCATTTTAAAGCCAGATGTGATAAATTGCCCCATTAATTAAAAGGTTCTCTATCACCCGGATACACAGACAGTGTCTCAAACAGAGGGATGGAGTTCAATAATTACCTAATCTCCACACACTGGTCCTGAACCACTGCCAAGAGTTTGCCATTACTgtggagaaaaacaagacagCTGTGAGGAATGAACAaacgaaagaaagaaatgagacGGAACAGAAGAtgagagaaagaagacagaaataaattataACTTAATGTAATTATActcaatttaaatcaaaatgagaCATGAAATCAAGTTATTAAAGAAGGCAACACGCAGTACCTTGTTACATTGAACCAAAGAAATGTTtaacttcagtgtgtgtgtgtgtgtgtgtgtgtgtgtgtgtgtgtgtgtgtgtgtgtgtgtggaagataAGCTGGGGTAAAGGGGggataataataatttggagCACTAAACAGAGCACAGATAGTTTCAGAGGGAATAAAATCAGAAAGAATGGTAGGAAggcagacagaaataaaatggaAGGATCCAGCACATCAAACTAATGGACATTTGCAGCATCAATTGACTACGCTTAACAGTTTCTTACACAGCTGAATCAATAACCAATTAAAAACTGCCTTTCAACTTGGTTTGTCTGTTGTAACAATTAAACTAAAGTACAATTAAATGATTGGTTGAGGAGATAAGCAAagggaagagagaagagagagaagcagcagagaggaTGGTTTAGAGCCGCAGGTATCGatcacaaagaaagagagagagagagagacagggagcgagacagagagagagagagagtgtgtgtgtgtgtctgtgtgttgcacCTTGCAAGAACCAGCTGCCAGTTGATCTGTTTGTTTGCCAGGCGGATGAGACCAGAGGGCAGAGACGAGCTGCTGGGGCTGAGATttatagaataaaacaaagagaacaagtaaaaaagcaacatatttaaaaagggtGATGACTCAAAAAGTTATTTATCTTCTTGCTGAGGTTGCTTTTAAATAGCGGTGAATGTTTCTAGCAAAGACTCCTTAAGAATTTGCAGGAtcgattttctttttgttttgttttgtttccattaGTCTCAGTAATACTTTCAGCTGTTGTGTTATTTGCCCCATAAATTTAGCTCACCAATATCCTTAAGCATAAGCAATATCATTTAACAGTAGTTCTTAGTCTttacatgttgtgttttattctacTGTAATTTATTATGGGGGCACAATTATAGAGACACatgtatttgatattttataacAGAATAAACCACTTGAATTGCATCATCTCTTTCTTTGAGGGGGTCcccaataaagaaaacaaaagacaatctcTACAATCAACAATGTCTACAGTAACAAGATCTGTGAAATTTGTTTTCTAACTTCAATTGTGAAACAGAAAATTCTGTTGTCCCCCTTTGCTcaataaaaatcttaaataaaacTTCCactaaaaaagaagaagagctgAGAACCAAGCAGGTCTAGAGGAgttcttaaatatttaacaaggTTATTGGTGGTGCTTGCTAACCACCCACCGAGAAAATAAGTAGGACCCAATGCTACAGAGCATTACTAAATCCATGGTAGGTCACATCCAGCCTTCTGTTAACACGTTTCATCCGAAATATGTAGCAATAGCTGAGTAAAAAGGCCAGTATATTCAGGCTTAGACTGAAAAAAGAGAACCtaataaaagttttgttttttttttttttacgtcggatgccctccctgacacaaccctccccagtttctaccgggcttgggacaggcactgcatggctggggatggggatgggctgttgggggttcagtgtcttacccacgGACGTTTGACATGTTTTCTGAAAAAGTGGGGCACGAACCTTTAACCCTATGGTCattaggcagccactctaccaactgaggtACTGCCGTTCTAAAACCTAATAAAAGATacctctttaaaacaaaaaacaaaagggttGATTCTATAAACTCAAAATATTCACTTGTAAGTGGTAAAAATCTTTAccaaatttaaatgtgtaaatataacCAATCTCAAAGTCCATCTGCTCTCATGTACATGTGGTAAAACAATGCAGTTAAGTTCATataagtctttagtaaaagcttgtttttttaatatagactTCTCCTGCTTCTCTCACAgtgtgtctctttctttctaattaaacatatttttactaatCTTATAAAAGGGAATTTACAGAAGCAGTAGCAGCAAGCATAGGAAAAATAGAGACAGCAGGTTTTGTCAGCTCAGCATACGCTTCCAGGCCGTCATGTGTAAAAGGAAGGCTAAACAGACATGATGTGACAGTACACCTATAAGACAGTTTCTTGAGCAATAGCAAATGTTTTGTAACTTGATTTAGTACTACCTCTTACGTATGCCAAAAATGATAATGGAACTTGTCTACAAAGTGGGCAGatgacagtgaaaacaaaaccacTACCCTGGACAAGGTGTACAAGTCCAGTTATGATTAGGTAAGttcctgcatttaaaaaaagcctaactgtgaaatattaaaatgtgactCTGAGCAATATTCAAAAAGGAGATCATAAATATACAGATTTTGAACCATCAAACaaaatggctaaaaaaaaaaaaaaaaaaaaaacagcaccaaGGGAGCTATTTGCTGTACAGGTTGATTTCAAAAGCCtgatttttaaatggttttccCAAGTTTCTATTCCTATTTTTATGTACCAGACAGTGCTATTCTGACTTTATTTCACAAATAAACCTGCATTTAGAAAGTAAAAGGATAAACTTACCTGTACCACAAATAGTGCAGAATTAGGCGGAATGGACCTGTAGAAAATTAATAACAGTTATGATTTATCATTGTGGTACATGTGTGATAATGCCTAATTTTGTTGATTAGTATagggaatattattatcatatatTACAATCAGAACATAGTTAAATAAGGACAAATGTTTGGATTAATTCGATATTCAAAGTTCTACTCAAGGATATACTGAAAAACAGTCTCTTTAACCAAATCCATTAAACTATGGCACTGCCTATTTAACAACcactttaaaactatttttctgTATAATTCTGTAGAGGAAAAACACCTTTTCAGCATTGCTAGCCATTTCAATAAAATAGTGAGATAGCACCTAagtgtttatttaaagtgaTGCGGGTATTTTGTCCAAGCTTTTTATCTAGAGCAATCACAAACAACTTGTAAAAGAGGTTTTGTTCATAGTCTGgtagtaaaatacattttgttaggaggtaaagtgtttattttaagtgTGCACAATTTCAAAACCAGGctacaaaaagcaaaacttaCCTGTCACTGCTTTGGCAACCAGTGAAGTGTTGTGCTCCTTGTTGCCTCGTATCTGGAAATATAATAAAGTAACATGCTAGCGTTTGATACATCTATATCCTGTTGTATTGGTAAAGTGAGAGGGCAAATGCTACGTTAGGCTAGCGTAAAGCTGTAGATTGTAAAATAAGTTTTCCAATGAAAATCTGCCGGGTTAAGTGTGTGTCCACAATATCgctgcaaaacaaaagctaCCCAACGCTACCATGTGAGAACAGTGCTTATGATTAGTTGTCTGACAGTAGCTATGGATGTGCTACGTGGCTTTGCATGGCTGACCCTATGAAACTGCAGAATAGTTGACTTTAGGTGGCCCTTTTTACACATAAATGCTCAACACAACGCCCACACAGGAGGCTCACAATTAACAAAAGTTAAAGTGTGACTAACCTGAGTGTCCGTCTCTGGGGGCCATTCAGTAATAACAAGTAAatcatataaaatgttttcctcttcGCCTTCAATTAGACTTTCTTCAGCCATGTTTACCAGCTGTCAAAGGTCTACGGCGGTTAGCAGAGGACAAAATGTGTCAGGCAAGCGCGTTTTGAGAAAAAACGCGCCGTTCAGGGGAAGcgaatttttagttttttaccaAAAGATAATACTAACATAAAATGATGTGCTGCGCCAAGTACTTCCACAAGCAATGTATTCTGTAAACTGTTAAGATTTTTACGAATACTATCCGGAACCAATGTCATAAAACTCCGCAGAAAGCCGGTTGACCACGTTGCATTGTACATCCGGCTGCGTCGCACCAGGGTTGTACTCGTAACAGCGATAATGGCAGCGTTTTCTGGTAAGACTTTTAAATGGactttagtgtgtaaatgtcgCATTTGAAATGTACGTCATCAACACAAAACCACCTTTAAAAGCCATACACGTGTTCTGAACGATACATATGTCTTGATAAACAGAAATGGGGGTTATGCCTGAAATCGCGCAGGCTGTAGAAGAGATGGACTGGCTGTAAGTCATGGGCTACTTGCTTGTCGTCCACATCAATCAGTATGATTCATGCCTGTATTGTTACGTCCATCCATATTGTTTTTACCTGGCGATGAAAGTCCACATCAATCAATATGATAACAGGTGACAATGAACTGCCTTATCTGAGTCATTGTTTTCCAGGTTGCCTACTGACATCCAGGCAGAGTCTGTTCCCCTTATTCTTGGTGGAGGAGATGTACTTATGGTAAGTTGGCTTCTTTGTCTGCTATCCAAACGTTGCCTTCAGCTGCAAGTTTCAcatcttctcttttttgttgttgttgtaggcaGCAGAAACTGGTAGTGGTAAAACGGGAGTAAGTATTTGAAATCCACCTGATTATAAAATTGAACTTCACCTCTGCAGGTTGCTTATATTTTGTCTggtaaagcatttaaatatcaggTCATGCAACTTATAAAGGCTGACGTATAATATTTACCATATTCAGGCTTTCAGTATCCCACTGATCCAAATTGTGTATGAGACTCTGAAGGATCAGCAGGAGGGTAAGAAGGGAAGGGCTTCGATCAAGACTGGAGGAGCTAGTGAGTACATCTTAATATGTTTGGTTATTAAGTTAGCATCTACATAATGCAGTGTCTCAGAAATGATAACATCAGTGGGGGCTCTGTAGATATTTAAACtgcttttgaatattttttactcTCAGTTTTCAACAACTGGCAGATGAATCCTTATGACCGCAGTCCAGCCTTTGGTAAGAGCAGGAAAACAAGCATGTACTGTAATAATGATAGAGGCCAGCGTTTGTTCTTTGTTGCCCCTCCTcattcacacttttatttttttacttgtaaagCAATTGGTCCAGATGGCGTCTGCTGCCAGAGCAGAGAGTTTAAAGAGTGGCACGGCTGTCGCTCTACAAAAAGTGTCACTAAAGGTGTGTAGTGtatataaaatgctttttaacttGATTGAGATTCAGGCCAAGACTGTAAATGTGAATTTCACAAGAACTGGATATTTCTTTTACAGAGGTGGaaacatgtatgtgtttgttgtcAAAGGTCACCAGTCCTTTgtccatttctttctctgtctagGAAAATACTGCTATGAGGTGACCTGCCATGATCAGGGTCTGTGTCGGGTAGGCTGGTCCACCAGTCAGGCAGCGCTGGATTTGGGTATGTTCTCTTACTTGTTGCACTCttagacaaaataaacagcCCAAATAGAACAACAATTCTATCCAGACCTAATTTATGTTTACAAAATTCTTTTACAGGGACTGACAAGtatggttttggttttggaGGGACCGGAAAGAAATCTAACAACAAGCAGTTTGACAGCTACGGAGAGGTAACAGTTAGTGAATGACCATGGTGTTTAGTAATTGTTGTTGTGAGGGTAATTTTCTCTTATGTTTCTACTTCACAGGAGTTTACCATGCATGACACTATTGGATGCTACTTGGATCTAGACAAAGGCCAAATTTCCTTCACCAAAAACGGTTTGGTGTCAATAGTTGTAATTTTCAATATGATTATTCTGCTAAATATCAAAGTTTCTTATGTTTCTTGGTGGTTtcttttggtattttgttttcCAGGTAATGACCTAGGTTTGGCTTTTGAGATCCCCCAAAATCTGAGGAATCAGCCTTTCTTTGCCTCCTGTGTGCTCAAGGTAACATTAGTGAACACTGCAGATTAACTGTGGGAACAAACTAGCAGATGGAGGATTTACCTACAGTACATAttccttttttgtttacttgtctTCCAGAATGCAGAGCTCAAGTTCAACTTTGGAGGAGAAGAATTTAAAAATCCACCAAAGAATGGGTTTGTTGCTCTTGACAAAGCACCAGAGGCTCACACAGCCAAATCTTCAGAGACAGGTGTGTGGATGCAACTTATATTTCAGGTGTATAAAGTCCATCCACTAACAGACAAAAATATACTATATGTATTTGTAAGATAAAAATCCTAGTTGTAATGAAGATGTAATGATAATGATATTTGTGTACATCAAATTTAAGCTTTAGGTGCCGCATGGATAATTAAGCAAAAACATCACACTAATTTTATTAGGTAATTGCTCAATTTGACAAAAAGCACAGGCCATATAAAGTTACTCATTCCTTTGCTGAGTCTCTTTTTCTTGCTGTGCAGGCAGCGCTAAAGTCAGTCAGGTGAAAGCTTCATCCAACTCACCCAAAGCCCTGATCATTGAGCCTTCTAAGGAATTAGCTGAGCAGACTCTGAACAACGTCCAGCAGTTTAAGAAATATGTGGATAACCCCAAACTCAGGTAGATTATACTGTGCTGATGTTGACAATGGTAGTTCATTCTATGCTGCATCTGCTGTCCTTTCACACTGTATGTGTAATACCGATTCGGGACCAGTAGATGGCGCCAATGTTCAAGATAGGCTTTGGTGTGTAATTTCTTAATCTGTCACTGCAGGGAGCTACTGGTAATTGGAGGTGTGGCTGCCAGGGAGCAGCTGGCTGCTCTTGAGCAGGGGGTATGTGAAAAACCCAGTCTCCAAACTGACACTAATTTAGTTTTAGTCAATGTTAGATGAAGAgatcaaacagttttttttttctagcagatatcatttttgctttgttgctTCTATTCATTTTTTCTACCCTCTGTGTGATTATCAGGTTGACATTGTGGTAGGAACACCTGGCAGACTGGATGATCTCATATCCACTGGCAAACTCAGCCTCTCCCAAGTCCGCTTTCTGGTCCTGGATGAGTGtgtatgttgaaaatgtttacagaaaataaaaataaaacttcattaTTACATCAGAAGCATGGATTCTCTGCGGTCTAGACTATACAAATACTGGTTAATGGTTACTTTGTATATTTAAACTATCTCCTGACAAGATAAATTTGTTCTGATTCTCAGGATGGCCTCCTGTCAGCTGGCTATACTGACTTCATTAACAGAATCCACAATCAAATCCCACAGGTCACCTCTGATGGCAAGAGACTGCAGGTAACGCTCCAGTTAAATTGCACTGCATTACCCATTTTAGTGACAAGGTAAGAATGATTTACAAAGCAGTATACAAACACACGTAACAACAGATAGAAACAGAAGTACTGATGAATACGCTTGGAACAGTGTTCATTGCTGCACACTAGctatcaaagcaaagtgcacAATTAGGTAGGTTTATGATGACAAGGGGcttaaagagatttttttgttgttgttgcctcaGGTGATTGTATGCTCAGCTACTTTGCATTCGTTTGACGTAAAGAAGTTGTCGGAACGGATCATGCACTTCCCCACTTGGGTGGATCTGAAGGGGGAGGACTCTGTTCCCGAGACTGTCCATCATGTGGTGGTACCTGTCAATCCTAAGACCGACCGTCTCTGGGAGCGCCTGGGCAAGAACCACATCAGGGTGAGTAAGAGCCTAAAA contains:
- the ddx1 gene encoding ATP-dependent RNA helicase DDX1 — protein: MAAFSEMGVMPEIAQAVEEMDWLLPTDIQAESVPLILGGGDVLMAAETGSGKTGAFSIPLIQIVYETLKDQQEGKKGRASIKTGGAIFNNWQMNPYDRSPAFAIGPDGVCCQSREFKEWHGCRSTKSVTKGKYCYEVTCHDQGLCRVGWSTSQAALDLGTDKYGFGFGGTGKKSNNKQFDSYGEEFTMHDTIGCYLDLDKGQISFTKNGNDLGLAFEIPQNLRNQPFFASCVLKNAELKFNFGGEEFKNPPKNGFVALDKAPEAHTAKSSETGSAKVSQVKASSNSPKALIIEPSKELAEQTLNNVQQFKKYVDNPKLRELLVIGGVAAREQLAALEQGVDIVVGTPGRLDDLISTGKLSLSQVRFLVLDECDGLLSAGYTDFINRIHNQIPQVTSDGKRLQVIVCSATLHSFDVKKLSERIMHFPTWVDLKGEDSVPETVHHVVVPVNPKTDRLWERLGKNHIRTDEVHAKDNTRPGANTAEMWSEAIKVLKGEYAVRAIKEHKMDQAIIFCRTKIDCDNMEQYFIQQGGGPDSKGHQLSCVCLHGDRKPNERKSNLECFKRKEVRLLICTDVAARGIDIHGVPYVINVTLPDEKQNYVHRIGRVGRAERMGLAISLVAMEKEKVWYHVCPNRGRGCYNTRLKEDGGCTIWYNEKELLSEIEEHLKCTITQCEADIKVPVDEFDGKVTYGQRRALGGGNYKGHVDALAPTVLELANLEREAQTSFLHLGYMSNQLFRAF